The genome window AATTTTATTCTCTTATTTTACCTTATTTTTTTTTTATTTTTCACATGTTCCCTTCTTATTTTTTTCTAATTTTTATTAAAATTATCTAATTTTCTATAAAAAACTTAGATTTTCATTAAATTTAATTTTATCTAATTAATTAAGTTTAAATAAGATATTAAACATAAATTAAATTAATAGTTTTAATTATGGATTAATCTATTTTGATTAGCATTAAATTAAGTTATATTTAAGTGATAAAATGAGTTTTGAGAATTCTAGTGAAATATTTAAATTACAGAAATTAGTGAAATCGTCCCTTTTGGAGATCAACAAGCTTAAGATGGAAATTGCCCAATTAAAGGATGAGCAAAATTCCCTAATGTCCAATGATGAATTTGAAACCCTAAAAAATGAATCTGAACAGTCTTTAAAACAAAAAGAAGAAGAACTTATTGATTTAAAGAAAAAGCATGAAATTGAAATTTCAGATTTAAAACTTAGATATGATGAAGATTTAAGAATCAAGGATGATGAAATCTCTTCTTTAAAAAATCAGTTTGAAGATGACTTGAAAAGCAAAGGATTAGAGCTTAGCGACTTTTTAGATAAGTTTGACAATGACATCAAGGCAAAAAACGATGAGATTTATGATTTGAAGGCTAAGTATCAGGCTGATTTGAAAACTAAAAACTATGAAATTGAAAACTTAACTCATTCTTTAAATACTAATATTGAAGTATTGAACAGGTCCAAGGATCTCTTGAATTCAAAGGATGAAACCATCAGAAACTTATCCGATAAGGTAAATGAACTTTCTGAAATAAACGAATCTCTTTCTAAAATGAAGGAATCCTTTGATGAGGAATTCAACAGCTTTAAAACTTTAGAATTAGGTCAGGCAAACCTTAAATTGAAAGAGGCATTGAATGATGTCAGTTCTAAAGAAAATGAAATTCAAGCCATTTCAAACGATTTGAAGATTGCTGAAAATAAGATAACAGATGTTCAACGTCAATTGGATGAAGCGAAAAATAAGGAAAATGAAGCTAACCTCAAATTGGCCAATACTTTAAGCACTGTTGATGACAAGAATATGGAAATCCAGTCACTCAATGCTCAAATCGCTTCTCAAAATGAGGAAATCCTTGACTTGAAGAATAATTTGGTAAATAAGGATAATCTTGTAGCATTGCAAAGGGAACTTGATTCACGTGATGTAACAATTCGTGAGAAGGATGTTCAAATCCAATTGTTGAAAGACAAGTCTGTTTCCCGTGAGGAATATGCTAAAGTCCAGAATGAATTGTCTAAAAAGGACTTGCAAATCCAAAGGTTGAATGAAGTGAAAGACCTATTCTTTGAATTGTCTGATGACAGCTTCTTGGATAACCAGTCTCAGGATGGAGTCATTAACAAGACATCTGTTGAAGATCGGGAATTGCTTGAGCTAAATGACATCAAGAGAGAATTGGAATTGGCTAAAGAGAATAAGCTTAAGATTAGGGCTGTTGGCGATGAGGAATTGGAAAATTTGGCTAATTTAATTGATTCCTCTTCAAGTGATGCAGGTGCTATCAATGCTTCAAATCAGAATAATTCAGAGGAAGTTGAAAAGTTAAAACAGGAAATTGAAGGATACAAATCAACAGTTGAGGAATTGGAAAAATTCAAGTTTGTCTATGATAAGTTAACTGCTCCTCAATTGAAGAACTTGAATTCCATTCAGTCACAAATTTATCATTTGCTTCCTGAAGATGAAGCTATGGATACATTGTCTGTAAAGGATTATCTAAATGATCTTGCATTCAAGAACCTTTCATTTGGAAATACAAAGAACATTCTTAAAAGTTTAGAAAGAAAAGGATATGTGGAAGTGGCTAAAAAAGAGAATGATATATTCTTCTGGCAAAAGCTTCCTTTACCTGAAGAATAATTTATCTTTCTTATTTTATTTTTTTATTATATATTCGCTTTTATTTTTTAATATGCTTATTTTTGCACTATTTTTTGATTTCATGTAATTTTAGAAATTATCATGAAATCTATTTTTTGACTTTTTTATAATGCTTTTTTCTATTGTTTACTCATTGTTTGGTCATTTCATTAGGTACTGAATATGTCTTAATGTTGAAATGATAGGAATCAATAGGAACAAGTAAATGAAGTTAGAGTTTACATTGAAGTCAAGAATGTTTACGATAATTGTGACACCCATAAGTATATACAAAGTGTGAAACACATATTTTTTATCCTTTTCGCTTGTGTATTTTTCAAGGAATCCTCTCTTGTGTGCATAATGGAACATGAATAGGAAGAACACTATAACTAAAAGTATATTCACTCCAAATATTACATCTGCCAAGAAGAAATGTGAATAGTTTCCAATGACTGATGTTGAAAAAGGTATGAAGCATAGGCATGCTAAATAAAAGATATTTAGCCAGAGATATGGCATATTCAAGCTTTTTATTTTCATGAACTCATGATGGTAAATCCAGAATGAACCCAGTACAATGAAACTCACAATGATTAGTCCGGCTATTGGTCCGATGGAGCCTAAAAAATTTATGAATCCAGTGTAATTGAGTATTTCATTATCCGGCAAGACCATTCCAAAGACCAGGAGGGTCATTACTATACTGAATATCCCATCAGTAAGTCCCATTAGCCTTCCAGGATCAATGTCAAGGTCTTTTTCAAATGCATCTACGAATCTTTGGTAAGTGCTGATTCTCTTATTGGTTTTTTCAAGTTTTCTTATTTCTTCATCGATGTTCTCTTCATTGATATTTTCACTGAATTTATTCTTTTTCTTTGCATCTTCAAGTTTTTCCTGAACTTTTACCGCCCTATTTTCATCCATTTCTGATATTTGCTGTTCAATCTCGTCTTTTAGACTTTGCAATTCTTTATATTTTTCATCAAACTCTTCATCATCATAATCATTAGATGGATTGTGATTTTCAATTCCTTTATTTGCTATAAAATCACCTCCAAGTCCTTTATAATTAGTTAAAATTTTGTTTATCTTATTATAATAATATTTTGGAATCCTGCTTAATTTTTCATGCTTCTTTCAATTGTTTACCTCAAAGGAACTTGTGTTAACTGCAAAGGAACTTTCAATTTTAATATATTTTTGTTACTAAATTAAATTTATATTATTTTGTTCATATTTTTTTAAAATTATTAGAATTTTATTTACAATTAATTAATTTTTATCTATTTTTCTTTAGAATAATAATTTTCCAAAAATTCATAATAAAAACAAAAACTTTATATATTACTTTAAACCCATTGTTATTATAGAATAAATATTGTTAAATTAGTTGAATCTATCAATGATTTAAATTAACTTATATTTATTTAATCTATCAAAAAATTATTTTTTAAAAAAAAAATTGAGGTGTATAGAATGGCACAAGGTCAACCTATTTTCATTTTACCTGAAGGAACTAACAGATTGTTAGGTAGAGATGCACAAAGAACCAACATCTTAGCAGGTAAAGTATTAGCAGAAACTGTAAGAACCACTTTAGGTCCAAAAGGTATGGACAAAATGTTAGTGGACGGACTCGGAGATATTGTAGTAACCAATGACGGAGTTACTATCTTAAAAGAAATGGATATTGAACACCCTGCAGCAAAAATGCTCGTAGAAGTTGCAAAAACCCAAGAAGACGAAGTTGGAGATGGAACTACTACTGCAGTAATCATTGCTGGAGAACTCCTCAAAAAATCCGAAACCTTATTAGATATGGACATTCACCCAACCATCATTGCTATGGGTTACAGACAAGCAGCAGAAAAAGCACAAGAAATCTTAGATGAAATCGCTATTGAAGACATTTCCCGTGAAATGTTAGTAAAAGTAGCTATGACTGCTATGACTGGTAAAGGAACCGAAAAAGCTCGTGAACCTTTAGCAAACTTAATCGTAGATGCTGTACAACAAGTGGCTGGCGATGGTGAAGTTGACACTGATCACATTAAAATCGAGAAAAAAGATGGTGCAGTAGTAGAAGAATCCACTTTAATCCAAGGTGTAATCGTAGACAAAGAAAAAGTACACCCAGGTATGCCATCTGAATTAAAAGACGCAAAAGTTGTCTTAATCAACTCTCCTTTAGAAGTTAAAGAAACTGAAGTAGATGCTGAAATCAGAATCACTGACCCTGCTCAAATGCAAGCATTCATTGAACAAGAAGAACAAATGGTCAGAGATATGGTTAACAAAATCGCTGATGTCGGTGCAAACGTATTATTCGCGCAAAAAGGTATCGATGACTTAGCACAACACTACTTAGCTAAAGCAGGAATCATGGCTGTAAGAAGAGTTAAAAAATCTGACATTGACAAATTAGCTAAAGCAACCGGTGCAACCGTTGTATCCAACTTAGATGACTTAACCGAAGCTGACTTAGGTCACGCAGGTTCTGTAATCGAAAAGAAAATCTCTGGTGACGACATGATCTTTGTAGAAGAATGTCAAGAACCTAAAGCAGTAACCTTACTCGTCAGAGGAAGTACCAAACACATCGTTGACGAAATCGACAGAGCTGTTGATGACGCAATCGGTGTAGTAGCTGCTACTGTAGAAGACGGTCAAGTTGTAGCTGGTGGAGGAGCTCCTGAAATCGCTATGGCTAAAAAACTTAAAGAATATGCTCAATCCATTAGCGGAAGAGAACAATTAGCAGTAACTGCATTTGCAGAATCCTTAGAAATTGTTCCTAAAACCTTAGCTGAAAACGCTGGTTTAGACAGCATTGACTCTTTAGTAGACTTAAGAGCTGCTCACGAAAAATCTGCTTACATGGGATTAAACGTATTCACTGGTGATGTTACTGACATGAAAGAAGAAGGTGTTGTAGAACCTAAACGTGTCAAAAAACAAGCTATTCAATCTGCTTCCGAAGCTGCTGAAATGATTTTAAGAATCGATGACGTAATCGCTTCCAGCGGAACCAGTGCTGGCGACATGCCTATGGACCCAAGTATGGCTGGCGGCATGCCTCCAATGATGTAACTCAGCTTTTCCAGGCCTACGGCCTGCAAAACCTGAACCAAAACTCTTTTCTATTTGGGTAGGAGTTTGATCTTTAACAATGAACCTTTTTTAAGGTTTATTCTTTTCTTTTTTTACTTTTTTTACTTTTTTACTTTTTTTAATATATTAAACTATTTCTAATAATTATGCTTATTTTTTAATATATTAAACTATATATGATTTATTTTTAATTTAACTAACTAATTGCTCTTTATTTTTAATATTACTTTTCAAATGCTCTTTGTTTATGTTTATATTCTTTAAAAATCAACCTTTATTCAAGAATATTTTTAAAAATATGTAAAGGATTTGATAAAATGTCTTTGAAAAATAAAAAAGATTTGGAAAATAAAAAAGAGCGTAATTATGAAAATTATACGGAAGATATGTATGTTAAAAACAGCATTGATTATGGTTCTTGTGAACCTTCTGAATCTGGGGGTGATGGGGAAATTGAGGTTCCAATTGATCTTGAGGAAAATGATTTGAATGAATTGGCTCTATTGGGATTTTTCAATGATTTTGCCTTGATTGATATAGGCATTCATGAGTTTATTAGAGAAGTTTATTTTGATGAGTAATCTTCTTTAATTTTCCTTTTATTATTTTAACATTTCATTAAGAGATACTAAAATTTATTAAGCATGCAATCAATATTATTATTGATAAGATTATATCGATAAATTAGTATTGAAAAATGATGATGAGGAGTAATAAAATGGATGATAATGAAAAAAGTATTAGAAGTGAAGAAGATAAGGAATTAATCATTAATGCTAGAAAACCTGTTGGTGAATTGGGAGATAAATTATTGGATAGAATGAATGAAAGTCATGAAAGCCTTGCTCAATGGGGTGTAAGCCATTTGGATATTTTAAAGGATGATGTTATTTTAGATATTGGTTGTGGTGGAGGAGTCAATGTTGAAAGATTCCTTAAAATGACTGAAAATAAGGTTTATGGACTAGATTATTCTGAAATAGCTGTAGAGAAATCCACAAAGTTAAATCAAAAAGCTATCGATGAAGGAAGATGTGAGGTTATTCAAGGGTCTGTCTCTGAACTCCCATTTGAAGATAATACCTTTGACATCGTAACTGGATTTGAAACAGTTTATTTCTGGCCAGACTTTGTGAATGACTGCAAAGAAGTCAGAAGAGTGTTGAAAGATGATGGAATAATGTTCATCTGCAATGAGGCAATTCCTGATGAAGAGGATGAGCGTCAAAAGGAACTCATTGATCTTTTGGATATGAAAATATTCTCTGAAGATGAATTTGATGAATATTTGCGTGAGGCAGGATTTTCAGATATTATCTGTTTCTCAAAAAGTGGTCCTGATAGTGTAGATAGGGAATTGGTAACTGGATGGCTTTGCGTAATTGCTAGAAAGCAATAAACTCTATTTTTTCTATATGCATTCAGTTATTTGCTTTTATTTTTTCTTTTCATTTCTTTTTTTCTTATTTTTAGTTTTTAAAAACAATTTAATATTTTTATTCTAATTTTTAAGAACAATTAATTTTTCTAAGTAAATTTTAAATATGATTAAATGTTAATAAAATATGTTAAAGATTAATTTTGGTTATATTTCTTATTAATTATTATTTCATTGATATTTTTTTAAATCCGTTCTATAATAATAACTAATAAAAAATAGCAATCATTTTAATCATATGGCGTAAATGGTGATTAGATGAATATGGCTTTATCAATTGGTTTAATTTCCTTAATTATTTTTGGCAATATCGAGAACTTGATTTTAGCTTCTCAAGGAGTAGTTAAAGCAGCAAATCCTTTAAAATTAG of Methanobrevibacter ruminantium contains these proteins:
- a CDS encoding TMEM175 family protein, translated to MQSLKDEIEQQISEMDENRAVKVQEKLEDAKKKNKFSENINEENIDEEIRKLEKTNKRISTYQRFVDAFEKDLDIDPGRLMGLTDGIFSIVMTLLVFGMVLPDNEILNYTGFINFLGSIGPIAGLIIVSFIVLGSFWIYHHEFMKIKSLNMPYLWLNIFYLACLCFIPFSTSVIGNYSHFFLADVIFGVNILLVIVFFLFMFHYAHKRGFLEKYTSEKDKKYVFHTLYILMGVTIIVNILDFNVNSNFIYLFLLIPIISTLRHIQYLMK
- the thsA gene encoding thermosome subunit alpha — translated: MAQGQPIFILPEGTNRLLGRDAQRTNILAGKVLAETVRTTLGPKGMDKMLVDGLGDIVVTNDGVTILKEMDIEHPAAKMLVEVAKTQEDEVGDGTTTAVIIAGELLKKSETLLDMDIHPTIIAMGYRQAAEKAQEILDEIAIEDISREMLVKVAMTAMTGKGTEKAREPLANLIVDAVQQVAGDGEVDTDHIKIEKKDGAVVEESTLIQGVIVDKEKVHPGMPSELKDAKVVLINSPLEVKETEVDAEIRITDPAQMQAFIEQEEQMVRDMVNKIADVGANVLFAQKGIDDLAQHYLAKAGIMAVRRVKKSDIDKLAKATGATVVSNLDDLTEADLGHAGSVIEKKISGDDMIFVEECQEPKAVTLLVRGSTKHIVDEIDRAVDDAIGVVAATVEDGQVVAGGGAPEIAMAKKLKEYAQSISGREQLAVTAFAESLEIVPKTLAENAGLDSIDSLVDLRAAHEKSAYMGLNVFTGDVTDMKEEGVVEPKRVKKQAIQSASEAAEMILRIDDVIASSGTSAGDMPMDPSMAGGMPPMM
- a CDS encoding class I SAM-dependent methyltransferase, giving the protein MDDNEKSIRSEEDKELIINARKPVGELGDKLLDRMNESHESLAQWGVSHLDILKDDVILDIGCGGGVNVERFLKMTENKVYGLDYSEIAVEKSTKLNQKAIDEGRCEVIQGSVSELPFEDNTFDIVTGFETVYFWPDFVNDCKEVRRVLKDDGIMFICNEAIPDEEDERQKELIDLLDMKIFSEDEFDEYLREAGFSDIICFSKSGPDSVDRELVTGWLCVIARKQ